A section of the Cryobacterium soli genome encodes:
- a CDS encoding transglycosylase domain-containing protein yields MGENKRTFGGALGGLLGLVGMSAVAGLLVTVAITPALAVSSMATTSTINMFENLPNYLAIDDLSQVSTVYAVQDDGSPYALASFYDQNRIQVGKDATSQFVLDAVVAGEDPRFYEHGGIDLQGTLRAALSQITHGPTSGGSSVTQQYVKNVLVQKCELLPDPEKLQACFAEATDPTEERKLKEMRLAIGVEKQYSKDEILQGYVNITGFGGTVYGIEAAARYYFNSTAATLNLPQAASLIAIVNNPEKFRLDDPDSETNGAANGYAANKERRDYILREMLKYKKISQEDHDASVASLIEPVITEPSTGCQTATGSAYFCDYVIHVLKTDPSFGENDEARMLNFRRGGYSIYTTLDLDLQRASEKAIADNVPQTFPDWDVGAVATSVEVGTGRVLAMAQNKLYTQEKESPGPEYTGINYNTDFDKGGSLGFQPGSTYKVFTLAEWLKEGHPLGERVDSARKTNWGIFQDSCLGASSFDFNPRNDSGEAGRNYSALESTIGSINTGFIGMAKRLDLCGIRKTAEAFGVHRADGDPLQEGPGSVLGTNEIAPLSMAVAYAGIANKGATCSAIVIDRIVGQDGVEIPAPVSTCTQSVEPPVAAGMAYAMKRVMSQGSALESYRNTYPDVPMIGKTGTTDGSKDTWMSGASTKVATVVGVVSVTGFDTNQRNIYFDSGQAATARHRMWPAIMGVANARYGGDEFEEASASSIRGVQVTVPDVRGQTVDSARSTLENAGFGFMDGGVTDSELPAGTVARSDPAGGDTTSTGATVTVYSSNGAQVLLPNVVGQSLDQAKATLSGFGVVSTDQAVTDSKQNGVVQSMSPGAGTPATRGGTVTVVVGRYSAPPKGPVAPG; encoded by the coding sequence ATGGGGGAAAACAAACGTACATTCGGTGGTGCGCTCGGCGGGCTTCTGGGTCTGGTCGGAATGAGTGCGGTCGCCGGGTTGCTGGTGACCGTGGCCATCACGCCGGCGCTGGCGGTTTCGAGCATGGCCACCACGAGCACCATCAACATGTTCGAGAACCTGCCCAACTACCTGGCCATCGACGATCTCTCCCAGGTGAGCACCGTCTACGCCGTGCAGGATGACGGCTCGCCCTACGCGCTCGCCTCGTTCTATGACCAGAACCGCATCCAGGTCGGCAAGGATGCCACCAGCCAGTTCGTCCTCGACGCCGTCGTCGCCGGTGAAGACCCTCGGTTCTACGAACACGGCGGCATCGACCTGCAGGGCACTTTGCGTGCGGCGCTTTCACAGATCACCCACGGGCCCACCTCCGGCGGGTCGTCGGTGACCCAGCAGTATGTGAAGAATGTGCTGGTGCAGAAGTGCGAGCTTCTCCCCGACCCGGAGAAGCTCCAGGCCTGTTTCGCCGAAGCCACCGACCCCACTGAGGAACGCAAGCTCAAGGAGATGCGGCTCGCCATCGGCGTGGAGAAGCAGTACAGCAAGGACGAGATTCTCCAGGGGTACGTGAATATCACTGGTTTCGGCGGCACCGTGTACGGCATCGAGGCGGCCGCCCGCTACTACTTCAACTCCACAGCCGCCACGCTCAATCTGCCCCAAGCGGCCAGCCTGATCGCGATCGTCAACAACCCCGAGAAGTTCCGCCTGGACGACCCGGACAGTGAGACGAATGGTGCCGCAAACGGTTACGCGGCCAACAAAGAACGCCGCGACTACATCCTCCGGGAGATGCTGAAGTACAAGAAGATCAGCCAGGAAGACCACGACGCCTCCGTCGCCAGTTTGATCGAACCCGTCATCACGGAGCCGTCCACCGGCTGTCAAACGGCCACCGGTTCTGCCTACTTCTGCGACTACGTCATCCATGTCCTCAAGACAGACCCGAGCTTCGGCGAAAACGATGAGGCGCGGATGCTCAACTTCCGTCGCGGCGGCTACTCGATTTACACCACCCTCGACCTCGATCTGCAGCGGGCCTCTGAGAAGGCCATCGCCGACAACGTGCCGCAGACCTTCCCGGACTGGGACGTCGGCGCCGTGGCAACCAGTGTGGAGGTCGGTACCGGGCGAGTCCTCGCCATGGCGCAGAACAAGCTCTACACGCAGGAGAAAGAGTCTCCCGGCCCCGAGTACACCGGGATCAACTACAACACCGACTTCGACAAGGGCGGCTCACTGGGATTCCAGCCTGGCTCCACCTACAAGGTCTTCACCCTGGCCGAGTGGCTGAAGGAGGGACATCCCCTCGGAGAGCGGGTCGACTCGGCTCGCAAGACGAACTGGGGAATCTTCCAGGACAGCTGCCTGGGCGCATCGAGCTTCGACTTCAACCCCCGGAACGACTCCGGCGAGGCCGGCCGCAACTACAGCGCCCTCGAATCCACGATCGGATCGATCAATACCGGTTTCATCGGCATGGCCAAGCGCCTGGACCTGTGCGGCATCAGAAAGACCGCCGAAGCCTTCGGTGTGCACCGCGCAGACGGTGACCCGCTTCAGGAAGGGCCCGGTTCCGTCCTGGGCACCAACGAGATCGCTCCGCTGAGCATGGCCGTGGCCTACGCCGGCATCGCCAACAAGGGTGCCACCTGCAGCGCAATCGTGATCGATCGCATCGTGGGACAGGACGGCGTCGAGATCCCCGCACCGGTGTCCACCTGCACACAATCTGTCGAGCCCCCGGTGGCGGCGGGCATGGCCTACGCCATGAAGCGGGTGATGAGCCAGGGCTCGGCGCTCGAGTCGTACCGCAACACCTATCCGGACGTGCCCATGATCGGCAAGACCGGCACCACCGACGGATCCAAGGACACCTGGATGAGCGGCGCGAGCACCAAGGTCGCCACCGTGGTGGGCGTCGTGAGCGTCACCGGTTTTGACACCAACCAGCGGAATATCTACTTCGACAGCGGCCAGGCGGCCACCGCCCGGCACCGCATGTGGCCCGCGATCATGGGCGTCGCAAACGCCCGGTACGGTGGCGACGAGTTCGAAGAGGCGTCGGCCAGCTCCATTCGCGGGGTCCAGGTGACCGTACCGGACGTGCGCGGCCAGACCGTGGATAGCGCCCGATCCACACTCGAGAACGCCGGCTTCGGGTTCATGGATGGCGGCGTGACCGACTCCGAGTTGCCCGCGGGCACCGTGGCCCGCAGCGACCCGGCCGGTGGCGATACGACCAGCACCGGTGCCACCGTCACCGTCTATTCCAGCAACGGCGCTCAGGTGCTCCTGCCCAACGTCGTGGGTCAGTCGCTCGACCAGGCCAAGGCCACTCTGAGCGGGTTCGGCGTGGTCAGCACCGACCAGGCCGTGACCGATTCGAAGCAGAACGGCGTAGTGCAATCCATGAGCCCGGGAGCCGGAACCCCGGCGACGCGCGGCGGCACGGTGACGGTCGTCGTCGGCCGGTACAGCGCCCCGCCCAAAGGACCAGTCGCTCCTGGTTGA
- a CDS encoding DHA2 family efflux MFS transporter permease subunit, with product MTDSPLVSPAPVVTRRAWQALIVLLAGMFMALLDTTIVNVALPSIQTSLTASEATLSWIISGYALAFGLALIPAGRIGDRIGHKWVFFTGLALFTVASLACGLAQNELQLIVARVVQGLAGGMFVPAVTAVIQLMFPPRFRGKAFAIMGSVIGVSTALGPIVGGLIIEAFGVENGWRLVFWVNLPIGVVALIAAAILLPSGTGTASAPDAPVSSRIDWVGLLLVSAGLVALLVPLIEGQDRGWPLWTYLVLAAGALLIVAFGAWEVRVAKAGQSPLVPPHLFSHPAFTGGVILALVYFAAFTSIFFTISILWQAGLGHTALESGLVSIPFAIGSILASSQSNRLTKRLGRTVLIAGVGLVTVGLVWIWLVLLVTDPANLTNWLLLPPLFIAGLGSGCFIAPNVSFIVATVDRTEAGAASGVVGVMQRVGSAAGIAVVGSVFFGTLVVAGPGPEALATGFTDSATLAMAVSAALSVVALLLVFLLPKRVAVPGVA from the coding sequence ATGACTGACTCCCCCCTCGTGTCGCCGGCCCCAGTGGTCACCCGCCGTGCCTGGCAGGCGCTCATCGTGCTGCTCGCCGGCATGTTCATGGCTCTGCTCGACACCACGATCGTCAACGTGGCGCTGCCCAGCATCCAGACCAGCCTCACCGCGTCGGAGGCCACCCTCTCCTGGATCATCTCGGGCTACGCCCTGGCCTTCGGCCTGGCGCTCATCCCGGCCGGGCGCATCGGTGACCGCATCGGCCACAAGTGGGTCTTCTTCACCGGGCTGGCGCTCTTCACCGTGGCCAGCCTGGCGTGCGGTCTGGCGCAGAACGAGTTGCAGCTCATCGTGGCCCGCGTGGTGCAGGGGCTTGCCGGAGGCATGTTCGTGCCCGCGGTCACGGCCGTCATCCAGTTGATGTTCCCGCCGCGCTTCCGCGGCAAGGCTTTCGCCATCATGGGCTCGGTCATCGGCGTCTCCACCGCCCTCGGTCCGATCGTGGGCGGCTTGATCATCGAGGCGTTCGGCGTGGAGAACGGCTGGCGTCTGGTGTTCTGGGTCAACCTGCCGATCGGCGTGGTCGCGCTCATCGCGGCGGCCATCCTGCTGCCGTCCGGAACCGGCACGGCATCCGCCCCCGATGCCCCCGTGTCCTCCCGTATCGACTGGGTGGGCCTGCTGCTCGTCTCGGCCGGGCTCGTCGCCCTGCTCGTGCCGCTCATCGAGGGCCAGGACCGGGGCTGGCCGCTCTGGACATACCTCGTACTCGCCGCAGGCGCCCTGCTGATCGTGGCATTCGGCGCATGGGAGGTCCGGGTGGCCAAGGCCGGCCAGAGCCCGCTCGTGCCGCCGCACCTCTTCTCCCACCCGGCCTTCACCGGCGGTGTGATTCTGGCCCTGGTTTACTTCGCGGCCTTCACCAGCATCTTCTTCACCATCTCCATCCTCTGGCAGGCGGGACTCGGGCACACCGCGCTCGAGTCCGGGCTCGTCTCCATCCCCTTCGCCATCGGGTCGATCCTCGCGTCGTCGCAGAGCAACCGGCTCACCAAACGACTGGGCCGCACCGTGCTCATCGCGGGCGTGGGCCTGGTCACGGTGGGTCTGGTCTGGATCTGGCTGGTCCTGCTCGTCACCGACCCAGCCAATCTGACCAACTGGCTGCTGCTGCCGCCGTTATTCATCGCCGGCCTCGGCAGCGGATGCTTCATCGCCCCGAACGTGTCGTTCATCGTCGCCACCGTGGATCGCACCGAAGCGGGTGCGGCCAGCGGCGTGGTGGGCGTCATGCAGCGCGTGGGTAGCGCCGCGGGTATCGCCGTCGTGGGCAGCGTGTTCTTCGGCACCCTGGTGGTGGCCGGCCCCGGCCCCGAAGCCCTGGCGACCGGTTTCACCGACAGCGCCACTCTGGCCATGGCCGTCAGCGCCGCGCTCAGCGTGGTGGCGCTCCTCTTGGTGTTCCTGCTGCCCAAGCGCGTGGCCGTGCCGGGCGTGGCCTAA
- a CDS encoding GDP-L-fucose synthase family protein: MTVSVADARDQVAFTPAALDRDARFYVAGHRGLVGSAIWRRLESEGFTDLVGRSSAELDLKDRDAVFAFFEETTPKYVVLAAAKVGGILANSTYPVDFLSDNLRIQVNVLDAALKYGVERLLFLGSSCIYPRLAPQPIREDTLLTGHLEPTNDAYAIAKIAGILQIQAVRRQYGLPWISAMPTNLYGPGDNFSPKGSHVLPALIRRYDEAVASGASSVTNWGTGTPRREFLHVDDMAEACLHLMEHYDGPEQVNVGTGSDVTIKEIAETIARVVGFTGETLWDTDKPDGTPQKLLDVSKLAQAGWTANIGLEDGLRSTVQWYRDHTNNLREK, from the coding sequence ATGACCGTGTCTGTGGCTGACGCTCGCGATCAGGTCGCGTTCACCCCGGCGGCGTTGGATCGGGATGCCCGGTTCTACGTCGCCGGGCACCGGGGTTTGGTGGGGTCCGCGATCTGGCGGCGCCTGGAGTCGGAGGGTTTCACTGACCTTGTCGGCCGCAGTTCGGCGGAGTTGGATTTGAAGGACCGGGATGCGGTGTTCGCGTTCTTCGAAGAGACCACACCGAAGTACGTGGTGTTGGCTGCGGCGAAGGTCGGCGGGATTCTGGCTAATAGTACGTATCCGGTGGATTTCCTCAGCGATAACCTCCGTATTCAGGTCAACGTGCTCGACGCGGCCCTGAAGTATGGGGTGGAGCGGTTGTTGTTCCTGGGTTCTTCGTGCATTTACCCGCGTTTGGCGCCGCAGCCGATCCGTGAGGACACGCTGCTGACTGGTCATCTCGAGCCCACGAACGACGCGTATGCGATCGCGAAGATCGCCGGGATCTTGCAGATCCAGGCGGTGCGGCGTCAGTACGGGTTGCCGTGGATCTCGGCGATGCCGACGAACTTGTATGGGCCTGGCGATAACTTCTCGCCCAAGGGCTCACATGTGTTGCCGGCGTTGATTCGGCGTTATGACGAGGCTGTGGCTTCTGGTGCGTCTAGTGTCACGAACTGGGGCACGGGCACGCCGCGTCGGGAGTTCTTGCACGTGGACGACATGGCTGAGGCGTGCTTGCATTTGATGGAGCACTACGACGGGCCTGAGCAGGTCAACGTGGGTACCGGCAGTGATGTCACGATCAAGGAGATCGCTGAGACCATCGCCCGGGTTGTGGGCTTTACGGGGGAGACCTTGTGGGACACCGACAAGCCCGACGGGACCCCGCAGAAACTCCTCGACGTCAGCAAACTCGCCCAGGCGGGGTGGACGGCCAACATCGGCCTCGAGGACGGACTGCGCTCGACCGTGCAGTGGTACCGCGACCACACCAACAACCTGCGCGAGAAGTAG
- the gmd gene encoding GDP-mannose 4,6-dehydratase, with product MTKRALITGITGQDGSYLAELLLAKGYEVHGLIRRASTFNTSRIDHLYVDPHDPAAKLFLHYGDLSDGSRLVTLLAEIQPDEVYNLAAQSHVRVSFDEPEHTGDTTGMGTIRLLEAVRMSGITTRFYQASSSEMFGATPPPQNEETPFYPRSPYGAAKVYSYWVTKNYREAYDMFAVNGILFNHESPRRGETFVTRKITRAVAAIKAGKQDHVYLGNLDSIRDWGYAAEYVEGMWRMLQADEPDDFVLATGGNFTVRDFVETSFSHAGLNWEEHVRFDERYLRPTEVDALVGDASKAEAKLGWKAEVDTAELARIMVDADIAALEHAGRPWIDEVKLTSWGTK from the coding sequence TGGTTTGATTCGTCGTGCGTCGACGTTTAATACGTCGCGGATTGATCACCTGTATGTTGACCCGCATGACCCGGCGGCGAAGTTGTTCTTGCACTACGGTGACCTGTCTGATGGTTCGCGTCTGGTGACGTTGTTGGCCGAGATTCAGCCGGACGAGGTCTATAACTTGGCCGCGCAGTCGCATGTGCGGGTGTCCTTCGATGAGCCTGAGCACACGGGTGACACCACGGGTATGGGCACCATTCGTTTGTTGGAAGCGGTGCGGATGTCGGGGATCACGACGCGGTTCTATCAGGCGTCGAGTTCGGAGATGTTTGGTGCGACTCCGCCGCCGCAGAACGAGGAGACTCCGTTCTACCCGCGTTCGCCGTATGGTGCGGCGAAGGTGTATTCGTACTGGGTGACGAAGAACTACCGCGAGGCGTATGACATGTTCGCGGTGAACGGGATCCTGTTCAACCACGAGTCTCCGCGTCGTGGTGAGACGTTCGTGACGCGCAAGATCACTCGTGCGGTCGCGGCGATCAAGGCTGGGAAGCAGGACCACGTGTACTTGGGCAACCTGGACTCGATCCGGGACTGGGGTTACGCGGCTGAGTATGTGGAAGGCATGTGGCGGATGCTGCAGGCTGACGAGCCGGATGACTTCGTCCTCGCCACGGGTGGGAACTTCACCGTGCGTGACTTTGTGGAGACCTCGTTCAGTCACGCTGGGTTGAACTGGGAAGAGCACGTGCGCTTTGATGAGCGGTACTTGCGTCCGACCGAGGTGGACGCTCTTGTTGGTGACGCGTCCAAGGCTGAAGCGAAGCTGGGGTGGAAGGCTGAGGTCGACACGGCTGAGCTGGCTCGCATCATGGTTGACGCTGATATTGCGGCGTTGGAGCACGCTGGTCGTCCGTGGATCGATGAGGTCAAGCTGACGAGCTGGGGAACTAAGTAA